Below is a genomic region from Candidatus Schekmanbacteria bacterium.
AATATATTTTATTTTTTAAGAAAGTCAGCAATATCTTCTTTTGACAACCCGCACTGCTTCAGAATACCAAGGAAAGTTCCTTTGGCAAGTTCTTCATGGAGAGGAACAACAGCTTTATAAACTCCTTTCTGGAGGCTTAC
It encodes:
- a CDS encoding type II toxin-antitoxin system HicA family toxin encodes the protein MVKLPVLSGKELIQILKKDGFQIVRQKGSHVSLQKGVYKAVVPLHEELAKGTFLGILKQCGLSKEDIADFLKK